TTAGCAACTTTAATTGATCCTGCATTAGCAGCTCATCAATTGGTAAAACTTGGATTACTTGCTGATATTACCAAAGCAGGCGGTTCTGTAGGATGGAATCCTGCCACACAAACATTTTCAGACTATCCACTGGCAATTTATCAGGCCTATGTGAAACAAATAGGTGCAGGCGCCGTAGCTGCCGGAGGATTTATCACTTTATTAAAGACTATACCTACGATTATATCATCATTTAAAGATAGTTTAGGTTCTATCAAAGAAGGAAAAACAGTAGCAGATACTAAACGGACAGACCGCGATCTTTCTCTGAAAGTTGTTGGTGTGGGAAGTTTAGCATTGATTATCCTGGTGGCAGTTTTACCACAAATTCCAAGTAACGGGATCTTAAGCAATTTACTGATTGGTGTGCTGGTTGTAATGTTCGGTGCATTCTTCGTAACTGTATCCAGCCGTATTGTCGGTTTGATCGGATCAAGTAACAACCCTATTTCAGGAATGACAATTGCAACGATCATGGGTACTTGTCTTGTTTTCATCGCAGTTGGATGGACTGGTAAAGTTTATGAGCCTATGGCATTGGTTGTAGGTGGTATGATTTGTATTGCAGCAGCTAACGCAGGTGCAACGTCTCAGGATCTTAAAACGGGTTATATTATTGGGGCAACACCAAGATATCAGCAGATCGCCTTATTTATTGGTGTAATTGTATCCTCTATCGTGATTGGGCTTACGGTTCGTATCCTGGATACCCCTACTCCTGAAATGCTTGCACAAGGTATTAAACATGCGATTGGTACTGAATTGTATTCTGCTCCTCAGGCTACACTGATGGCTACTTTAATTAAGGGTATGCTTTCTTTTAACCTTGACTGGCAATATGTACTGGTTGGTGTTTTTATCGCTGTTACCATAGAGTTATGTGGTATTAATTCTTTATCATTTGCTGTAGGGGCTTATTTACCTTTATCTACTACCCTTCCAATTTTTGTGGGTGGAGCGATCAAAGGAATTGTAGACTGGAAAGAACGCAAAAAAGTAAAAACTCCGGAAGAAGAAGAACTAGGCCCTGGAAATCTCTTTGCAACGGGACTGGTTGCTGGTGGTGCACTGGCAGGAGTTGTCGTCGCAATTCTGATGGTTATCCCTTCTGTACGGAGTAACCTGAGCAAAGTCGATGTTCAGCCATTATTTACCCGCTGGTTTGGTGCTGGTGGTTATGAATTACTGGGTGTATTGATCTTCCTTTTCATGGGATTTGTATTGTACAACATCTCAAAAAAGAAAAATGAGGCAGAAGATATCATAAAATAGGTATCACTAAAGGAGGTTTATCGCTCTCAAAACCTCCTTTAGCACGTTAATTTAACAGTTTTTTAACCTTAAATACAATTAATCAGGCTTAGGATCAGGCTACTATAAGATAAGGGTAATATTTATTTGCACTATAAGCCCCCTACTCCTATATTTGCATCACTTTAAACGGAAACGCTTAGAGTATTGTTCTGAAAAGAATGATGATTCCGTAGCTCAGCTGGTAGAGCATTACACTTTTAATGTAGTGGTCCTGGGTTCGAATCCCAGCGGGATCACGAAAGGCGCAAGAAATTGCGCCTTTTCTGTTTAAAATGTTTTTTCAAAGGTGTTTTTCAAAAAATAATAAGTCATTTCACACCAACTGAAACCAATCTGAATGGTGCCCTAACTGGTGCCCGATTCTAATTGGTAAGTTTGGGCACCAGTCAAAAAGATTCATTTGACTCCAAATTATTAAAGAGCAAGCTGTTACCGGGTTATCCGGCCATAAACAAGTTTTTAACTTTAACAGATTGAGAAATGAAAAGTAACCAAAACATGTCCATTCTTTTTTGGCACCGTAAATCAAAAGCTGACAACAACGGCTATGCCCCTATTATCTGTAGAATTTCCATTGATGGAAAACAGATAGAGTTTTCTACTGCCAAAAAAATTCCTAATGATAGGTGGGATGTGGAAAAGAAAAGGATATTGCCTTGTCCAGAAGCAAAAAGCATCAATTCAGCCTTAAACAGGATACAATGTGAACTTGAAAAGCATTTTACTATACTACAATCACTGCATGAGATAGTAAGCCCTGCAATGCTCAGGAAAAGTTATAGAAACCTTTCAATAGATAATAGTAAAAAAAAGGAACAAACAGGAAACAAGATTCCAACCCTGCTGGAATTGGCCTCTCTTCATATTGAGTGCTTCACTTTACTAGTGGAGAAAAACCAGAGATCAAAGGAAACTTTAAAGCAGTGGAAATCGACAAAGAAAAAGATAGCTGAATTTATTACATACACTTTTAAATCTAAGGATCTTGAACTTTCAGAAATAGATCAGTCTTTTGCTCATAAATTTTATACCTTCTTAATTGTTAAAAGAAAACCATCTATTCAGCAGGCGGCAGCTATGAAGCAGATTAAAAACACTAAACAATTGCTCAACATCGCTGAAAATAATAAGTGGATTATTAGTAATCCGATAGAGAAATTTAGATGCGGATCCGAAGAACCTGAAATTCTACCTTTAGAATTGTTTGAGGTCGAAAGTATCTGGCGCAAGAATCTTAGCATTGACAGGCTTATAAAAGTACGAGACGCATTTATATTTCAGTGTTTCACTGGCTTCGCTTACCAAGATATATACAATCTATCACCCCAAAACATTGTAAATGTCGGGGCAGAAAATGAAAAGTGGTTAATCAAGGAAAGAGGTAAAACAAAAGTTACCGAAATGGTTCCAATTCTCCCGATAATCACTGAAATTATTGCGAAATATAAGGACGATCCTTATTGCATATTTCATAAAAAATTGATTCCAGTAAACAGCAATTTCAGGTATAATTGCTATTTAAAGGAGCTTTCTGACCTATGTGGAATTGGTCGACCGCTTAATAGCCATTTAGCCAGACATACCTTTGCTGATTTGATGCTCAACACTATGGATTTCCCCCTGGAAGATGTAAGTAAAATGCTCGGACATAAGAACATCAGGACAACACAAAGATATGCTAGGATCAAAAAGAAAAGAATTAGCAAAAAAATGAATCTCTCCAAACACTTGTTATTTGATGCAGACGGACAACTCAAAAAGACTGAGCTTCCGCCATTCATATAAACCAAATTTATGAATTTAAGGAGGGAATAACTAAAGTGATTACCTCCTTAAACTATTTAGAGTAATAGGCATCATATGTGATTTTGCTTTAAATTAATGGAAAATTAGATCTAAATCAATAATGTATTTAATATTGAAATAATAGTAACCTCTCTTTCAATAATACCTGATAACAGATCAAAAAAAGTACCTTTCATTTCGGGATCGTCTTCCGAGTATGTGAATAAATCTTCATTGTCTAATTCAAGAATTTCAGCCCTTAAAATGGCACTAATTTTCTTCCATTCTAAGTTGACAGACTCTATAGATGGATATCCCCTATTAAATTGGACGCCTTTATTAAACCGGAAAATTGTATCCGGATTTTGAACCTCATCTACCCCTAGTAAATTTGCAACTTCAAATCTCAATTTAACTTGGCTACCGATTAACAATGGGATTTTATCAGCGTCATTTCCTAAAAGACTTAAATCAAGTGTTTCAATTCCATATATTACTTTAGAGATAAGGACTGTATGCAAATCGTACTTATGAATGAGTGTTGATAAGCGGATGTCAGCGTTAGGTTTAACCATAACTTGGTAATGGGTTATAATTTTATCTTAGGGATGAAGTATTTATAAACATATTATTATTGTCCAACATCCAGGAAATAGTGAGTCAAGCTTTTGCTTTAACTTTGTCTATATATAATATAAACAACGGAGTATCTAATTTGTTGAAGTTATTATATCAAATTAATAATCTATGACGTAGACATTTTTCATTATAGGGATAGGTACTTCTGCTGGTGGTATTCCTTCATCAATTGAATTTTTCCACAGCCTGCTTTAAATATTAAATCAGCATTTATTATAGCGACCTATTTAATTCGGTGGAGATCATCCAATAGCTATAGAAAGACCAGGTGAGATTGCAAGATACTTAGATAATTTATGTAGTATATATTACGACGACATAAAACCAAGTGATCAGCTTGAGTCAGGTCCAAAATGATAAAGTAAGGTTAATGATAATTATCTTCTAAAAGCAGGCATGAATCCTCTATTCAATATTGTATCTATGGCTAGATGGGCACGATTTATTAGGTATGAATCTATTAAAGAGTAAAAAATTATTAAAATCACTTTCAGAAAAAATCCCTGTGTCTAAATTAAGCTAATTCCGGCTTGGTACCCAACCGTACTAAGGTCGAACCATTTTGTACAAATTGATAAAAATGGAAGTTTACCCATGAATATCCATTGTGCATAAAGATCATTTAATTTATGTTTTTGAGTGATATTTAGATTCTATTTTAACGCAAAAAAAATCTCCTTGTAAAACGTTATTTTTTTTCCGGTTCTTTTCCACCACAATATTGCTCCTGTTATAGAAAGTAAACCCGGGCTTAATCCAAGAATAACATATAACCATCTGATAAAATCACCACCATAATGGCCTATATGAAATTGATAAACTTCCCATTCAAACCGATCAGAAAATGACTTCTGATCGATATCACTAATACTTTTAAATTTCCCGTTAACGGCATCAAAAGACAAACCACTTGCTTTTCCCTGGTGTAAAAAAAAGGACGTAGAGGGTAACTTCCCCCTAACAACAATATCCTGACCTCGAGCTGTGGGAATGTTGATGGCTATGGGCTTAAATCCACTTACCTTCAATCTGGCTGATTCAAGTACCTGGTCTAGATTAGCAGAGACCTCATAAGCTGTTACCGGAGGATTCAATTTCCAGGCTGAAGGTTTAAAGTGCTCCTTGTTCATCCAGAATCCGGTAAAAAACAACAAAGCATTAAATAATACTGCCCACACCCCTACAATCCTGTGTAAGGATGAAATTGTAGTCCTTTTGTTTTTAAAGTTAAGGCCTGCTTTAAACCTTAAAGCATCCCAGAAATGTTTCCTGTAAATGATCGTTCCGGTGATCAGAGATAACAGCATAATCAGTCCAATAATTGCGCTGAATAATTTTCCCGGCATTCCAAGTTGTAAACTATAGTGAAATGAATAAAGCCATCTGAAGAAGGAAGGCGTAATATCCTGGTAACTTCCTTCATTCAATATCTCCCCTGTATAGGGGTTGACAAAAACAAAATACAGGTAATTTTCAGTTATACTTTGCTGGTTTTTATACAGCATGAACTCATAACAATCGTAACGGTCCGCAGGAAAATCATGTAGAACAATCTTTTTCAGGTCTGGATGTGTTTGAGCAATGCTACGATAAATGTGATCTATAGAAAGCCTGGATGATGTTGGATTCAGCTGGTGTAATTCCGGATTAAAGTAACGGTCAAGATCAGTTCTGAACATCAAAGCAGAACCACTAAGACCATACAGCAGGAGAAATACTCCTGCTGTAAGCCCCAGCCAGCCATGTAATTTAAAAGCCTGTTTAGTGATTCTTACTTTTAACTTCATGTAAACAATTGTTAAAAATGATACCCCAAAGTAATCCTTGCTTCCCTTGGAGGATAAGGCACGTAGGCAAATAAACCTGTAGCCGGACCAACAGCAGCCGGAGCTGGTGTAACCCAAGCACTTCCATAGTTAAAACGGTTCAGAATGTTGTTTACAATACCATTGACGGAAAACCGGGTATTTGACCAGCCAATGCCACCATCTAAACGGAACACAGGTGCAAGGTTCAAACCTGTTTCCTGCGAATATCGGCCACCTCTGCCGGCTTGTAGCTGATAACCACCTGAAATGGTGAAGCCTTTGATATTTTGGAATGGCAATGCGTAATTAAGCCAGGTATTCTGCATGTGCTTCACAACATATGGAGACGGCAAACCAATATAGGTCGGTCGTGCATCTTTGGAGATATAAGAATCGGTATAAGCATAATTAATCACAGCATTCAGGCCCTTAACTATTTCACCCTTCAGATCGAACTCAATCCCTTTAGATTTGGTTTGTCCAATTTGAGTTTGAAGATTGGTTGATGGATCTGTAACGATGATATTGTCTCTGGTAATATGATAAACCGAGACAGTTGTATTCCATTTACCACCCATCCAATCCTTTTTCAAACCAGCTTCCAGATTCTTGCCACGCAAAGGCTCAAATACTCCACCAGTGGCATTGATCCCACTTTGGGGTGTATAGGTCTGGTCAAATAAAGCATAGGCAGAAAAATCGGGCCTAATGGAATAACTTAATCCGATACGAGGGGTTAAGACTAAATCAGATACACTTGAAACACTTGGAATAGCTACGCTACTTTTTGAGCCGGTAAGTCTTACTGCCAGTGTTAGCCTTAACTTATCATTCAACAGATTTAACTCATCTTGTATATAACCAGCATAATATTCTACCATTGACTTATTGGTGGCAATGTCGGCTAAGGGCCCTGTTCTTTCATTCGAGTCAAACGTAATACCATATACAGGATTGTTTATATCTAAGTTGTACAATGCTGGATTCGCCGTCTTATCATTATAGCCTGAATAAGCTAGTAAATTTTTCCTGTTGAAATCAAATCCACCTAAAACCTTATGCGTAATACGTCCAGTTTTGAATTCTCCATTTAGAAATCCCTGGAAAGAATACACATTCGTTCTAAACCGTTCGTAAGTAACCCTTCTTGGAAGAAGATTAGGGGTATTCTTATTGTAAGAGGAAACAAAAAAGTAGTTACCGTCCAGATTATCCTGTGCAAAAGTAGCCTTAGCAGTAAAGTCCCACTTATCGTTGAATTGGTTATGGTAGGTTAAAAACGCATTATTTTCTCCACTGTTTACCGGTTTTTTATTTGGATCTGCGATGCTGAAATCTTTTGGCAGAGCAGCAAAACCGTTAGGAGAAAAAACGGTTAAAAGGTATTGCTCAAATCGCTGTTTCTGATAAATATATTCCCCTGAAATGTAAGAATGATCATTGATATTGTATTTAATGACCGGATCTACAAGTACCTTATCATTAAATGCAAACTTCTGGAAAGATCTGGCCTTCTGTCCTACCGCATTTAGCCTGTATTCCCATTTTCTGGCCTTATCAAAATGACCATCCAAATCAGCTGTAAGCCGGTAAAGATCAAAACTGCCTGCAGTAAAACTAATGTTGTTTGAAGTTACTCCAGTGGGTTGTTTGGTTACAATATTGAATGAACCTGCCGGATCTCCGATGGAATTCACAAAACCCGCGGGCCCCTTAATAAATTCCATGCGGTCAATAATTGCGGCATCTTCGGGTGCAGGGCCATAATAGATCATAGAAAGGTCAACTCCGTTGCGCAAGGTATTAATCGCTGCTCCCCTCATAAATATAAATGGACCATAAAAATCTGCGGTATTGTTACGCATTGCGCCACTAACATTTCTTGTAATGCTCTCATTAACATTAATTGCCTGCTGATCCAGAATAATGCTTTTATCTATCTCCTGGATATTCTGAGGCAATTGCAACAAAGGTGTTTTTAGCTTTAAGCTATTGGAGGACTTATCTATCTTGTACTTTTTATAATATTTAGAACTGATCTGTACTTCATTTAAATGCCGGGCAGAAGTATCTACTTTTACCGCAGCACTGTCTTTTTTATTCTTTTTGTAATTTTGAGCCTGTACCACCGTGCCAAATAGCATCAACAGGCAGACCATCCATAATTTATTCATTTTTTTTCTATAAAACTGTAAGTATTGAAAGCAATGGAACGTATTTACATTACTTCTTCAAGTGAGCCTTTGAGTCTGTCAGGTTTGATTTTGTAAAAAAGCCTATCAAGCTATTTTCTTGATAGAATCAAAGACAGCTGTGATATTAACAATAGAAACAAAGGCGATATGATCCTAGCTGCATAAGCTTGGGGGTGGATCAAGAATTTCGAAATGCGATTGAGGAAGAGAAAAACTAATTTCGGAATATATATTCTTTTTGAGAATGCATACAGCGGGACTAAATTCAATCCTATGTCTTGAAAACAAACTGTCTTGCAAGCCTTTTTTAGAACGATTTGCCTCTTGTCTTTTTTCTTTCTCTTCCGCTTGTTTTAACTTTTTAGCCAAATAACATTTACCATTGCAATGCATTTCAGGCTTATCCTTATTTTCACAAATTGTAGTAGCAATATATTTCTGGTTCATTTCATACCCAGCATAAACAAAAACCCTTGAAAAGTTTGAGCTTGCCAATGCAATTAATAAAACTATAGCAATAAGCCGGTTGATCATTTAAACGCAAAGATAAACATATCTATTAGATCCGTAAAGCTATGAGAAGAACATTTTCAAGACAAAATACCTATAGAATAATAAATCGTTGACTTCTATAATATCATAAGGAAGCCGCAGAAGAAAAACTATCCTGCGGCTTCCCTTAGAGACCATGTAATCGGTAAAAATTTATCTCAGATCACTTATTTTTCTACATACCTGAACGTATGCTCCATATAATCTATACTCGTATCTCCAGTTTCTTTCATTTTAACAATATGGCCATTATCATCCTTTGTATAAATGAATCTATAAGACGTTGAAGTTAAAGGTGTATTGATCTCAGAAACCTGGTTCTTAGAAACTCTACCATAATACCCTCCATTATATAAAACGGCCATAGCAAAAGGAACGTTGATTGGCGTTGGGGTGCGGTGAAGTGAGTTAATGTGATAAATTGGAACAGTAACAGCAAGTGGAAGATGTTGAGACACTGCATCTGTGTATACAAAATTGGTGGTACCATTATCGCCTTTCAATTTATCATTGAAACTCATCAGATTACCATTGCTGTAGGTGAATTCAACTTTTTTACCATCCTCTACAATAGCAGAAAGAAAGCCATCACTATTATACTCAAATCCTTGAATAACATAATCCTTCATTGCTATATCCCAAGGCATGAGTGCTTTTCGAACTAAAGATTTTATTCTGCCTTTTTCATCTAAAGTGAAATAGTCTGTCACTGTATTCGGTGCCGGATTGCTATACTTTACAGTGATCTTATCTGAATAATATTCAAAAGAGATAACCCCCGTTCCTAAAGGTCCTAATACGATTCTGCCTTCTTTGTCATAAGTTATCTTAGATTCTGCCGCATTACTGCGTCTATCTCCTTTAAACCAATTACTAGTCACACCCGCAACTTCATATACAGGTTGTTTTGGATCCTCAGTTTGTTTATCGTCTTTTTTACAGGAAAGTGTAAATAATGTGGCAAATAAGAATAAAGAAAATTTAGAAAAATAAGACATTGTGAGAATTGTTTTTTTAATCATTGTGAGTTACTTAATTGAATTGATAGTGAATACTTTATTGGAGAAATTATTGGAGATAATTGACATTTTTTCGGGCAAATTAGCACCTATAGTTGGATACTCCCATGCGTCAACACCATCCAGCAATTTGACGATATCAGCTTTCAATGTGACCACATTATCTTTAGCATCAGAAACGAGCAGTACTTTAGGAAAAGTAAGTTCGACAGTTTTATAATTGCTGTTCAATCCTGTTTCAGCTTTCAGAAGTTTAGTAGTACCGTTTTCCATTGTTCCTTTAACCGAGGAAAATATATAGCTGGTATACCACATCCAGGAGGTATTTGTCATCCCGCTCATTGGAGACAATTCTCCGCCTGATAAGCTGAGGTTATTGTTTTTTACTGAATCAACACCCACATGAAACCTGATAGATTTGTAATTACCTTTTGGTACTGCATTAATGGCTATTTGTTCCCTTTTAACTGCTGGGTAGGAAAATAGCCCTTCCTGAATGGTTATGGCATCAGTTTCTTCGACCAAATAATAAGAATTTGGTACGGAGTAAGTAGTTCCATTTTCCTGAATAAATTCAACGTTACTAATCCAATACCTCACGCTATTAAACAGGAAGATTTTTCCTTCAATGGAAAATATCTTATTTAACACTAAATCCTGACTCCCGACAACGTTATCAAAAATCAAATTCACCCCTGAATCTTTAATTTGGATATCTTGTTTCTTACAAGAAAAGAGGCTTAATGTCATTGCCGAGATCGCTAATATTAATCTTTTGTTCATCTTAATTTTTATAAATTCATTAATTAGTGTAATCCTTTGATAAACTCATATTCCACTTCTTTCTCATTATCCTGGGAAATGATTTGTTTATCCTTTCTTACCATCGATAACAAAGCATATAGATCGATTACAGCTTTTAATAGAAATACAAGCAGGGCTACTAAGAAAACTAACATGTAGGGCATCATAACTTTTTATTTAATGGTTAAAATATATTTACTCAATTCTGTCAGATCGTCCTCACTTAATTTCTCTCCAAAGGCAGGCATTTGTGGAAAATCAGGCCTCTTCTTTCCAGGAGATTTGATCCAGTCTTTTAACCCAGCTTCATTGCCTTTATAAATTGTCTCCATTTCAATAATCGGAGGGCCAACTACTTTCACATCCTTTGAATGACAAGCTGAACAGTTCTGTTTAAAGATGGCTGCCCCCTTCGCAACTTCACCCAGAGATTCATCTAATTCCAATTCCTCTTCAACAGGGTTCTTTCTGGCTTCTTCAGAAGCTTTGATAAATGCTGCCGTCTTCTCAGCCATCATTTTCCTGTGTGGATTAAGTGAGTTTGCGCGATAAACGTGTCTTCCTGAACCCATAAAAACTACCGTTATAGTTAAACACACAGCTACCTTCCAGAAATTCTGATTGATATCTTCCGGCTTTCCTGTTATCGCCTTGTAGATCCAGTACATGGCAGGTATAGCAATTAATGCCCCCGAGAAAATGATCAAAAGCAAGTTCCATCCCATACCCTTAGACGGCAGTGTCAACAGTACAACAGGGCCAATTAAGAACTGTGCTGCACTTGCAGCAAGCACCAGCGAATAGGATTTCTTTTTAAGATCATATCTGGTAAGAACTTTAAACTTTTCCTCAAAGGGATAATTTTTCCTGCCGATATACCAAAAGAGGAATAAACCTGTAACAGCTAAAGATGCAAAAATAAAGTGCAGATAGCGGGGAAACACATTAGGTAGCACGAGTGCGGACATAAACCCCTTTACGGTTCCCCATTTTTCGGGGAAAAGCATCAGGTTAATATTCGTTAAAAACACTAAAGGAATAATCAAAAAGATCACACAAGCCAATGCAATGATGCTCATGTGGAGCGGTTTGTTATTTTCAAGTATCCTCCAAGTATATTTATGTAAATAGGTAAGCAAAAAAGCTACAGTTACCAGTGGTATAATTGCAATCCACATTAAACCTGTGAGTGAATTTGCTGTATAGAAGTAAATCGTGTAAAGCGCATTAATCGTGAGCAAAGGTGCAACCCCCATCACTACTGCTAAACTCTTATTCACCGTGATCGTTTTGGCTATTTCATGAGCAAGTTCGTCATACTCCTTTTCTTTTCGGCCTTTAATCTGACACCATAAAGTAAGCAATGAGCCACCCAACATCAGATTCACAAAAACGATATGCACTAAAAATGAAACAACTAAAACAACCACCAATACAGGTTCGGGAATGGGTAGTGGCAGAGGGATATCGTGAGGTAATGGAACTTTTGATTGAAGTAATAACATCGGTATTAATTTTGTTTTGGTTTAAAAGCTTCTACAGATTGGTCTGGATTTACGGCTACTCCGGTTTCTTGCGCCCCCTCCAGTACCTCGCTGGTTACCTGTAATTGTTTGATATAGGCAACCAAGGCATCAATTTCTTTTTTATTGCCAGGAAAAGGAGGCATATATTCTCTGGCATTGTGGAGGCTCTCGATATATGTTTTCATAGCGTCTGCTGGAAAAGGTTTTCCCTTGCCTCCATACATCCGGTCAAATACAAAGTTGATGGAATTAACACCTTGTGTGGTGTGGCACCTACTACAGGTTAACATGAACACATTTCTACCTGCCTCTATTTTATTTTCTGGTGTGATTACCGGTGTGCTGGTATAAGTTGCCCATTTCAGGACGCCATCTTTCTTATACAGGGGGTAATCTTCTTCCCTCAATAGGTTAGAATACATATAGGTGCTAATGATATAGGGCTTCCGGATAAATTCCCTTACCCGTTCAA
The sequence above is drawn from the Pedobacter cryoconitis genome and encodes:
- a CDS encoding OPT family oligopeptide transporter, translating into MIKEDFKPFIPAESNVAEFTIKSILLGCIAGIIFGAATVYLALKAGLTVSASIPIAVLAITLGKKFFKTTILENNIIQTTGSAGESIAAGVVFTLPGFLFLSTDIGGQSSGEAFFNYMTILILAILGGVLGTMMMIPLRRSLIVKEHDTLPYPEGTACASVLKAGERGGTFARTAFWGLGFAMIYAMMQKVFHVISEAPTWVTTQANKFLPSAQVSGEITPEYMGVGYIIGPKIAGVLVAGGVLAWLGLIPLLATLIDPALAAHQLVKLGLLADITKAGGSVGWNPATQTFSDYPLAIYQAYVKQIGAGAVAAGGFITLLKTIPTIISSFKDSLGSIKEGKTVADTKRTDRDLSLKVVGVGSLALIILVAVLPQIPSNGILSNLLIGVLVVMFGAFFVTVSSRIVGLIGSSNNPISGMTIATIMGTCLVFIAVGWTGKVYEPMALVVGGMICIAAANAGATSQDLKTGYIIGATPRYQQIALFIGVIVSSIVIGLTVRILDTPTPEMLAQGIKHAIGTELYSAPQATLMATLIKGMLSFNLDWQYVLVGVFIAVTIELCGINSLSFAVGAYLPLSTTLPIFVGGAIKGIVDWKERKKVKTPEEEELGPGNLFATGLVAGGALAGVVVAILMVIPSVRSNLSKVDVQPLFTRWFGAGGYELLGVLIFLFMGFVLYNISKKKNEAEDIIK
- a CDS encoding site-specific integrase translates to MKSNQNMSILFWHRKSKADNNGYAPIICRISIDGKQIEFSTAKKIPNDRWDVEKKRILPCPEAKSINSALNRIQCELEKHFTILQSLHEIVSPAMLRKSYRNLSIDNSKKKEQTGNKIPTLLELASLHIECFTLLVEKNQRSKETLKQWKSTKKKIAEFITYTFKSKDLELSEIDQSFAHKFYTFLIVKRKPSIQQAAAMKQIKNTKQLLNIAENNKWIISNPIEKFRCGSEEPEILPLELFEVESIWRKNLSIDRLIKVRDAFIFQCFTGFAYQDIYNLSPQNIVNVGAENEKWLIKERGKTKVTEMVPILPIITEIIAKYKDDPYCIFHKKLIPVNSNFRYNCYLKELSDLCGIGRPLNSHLARHTFADLMLNTMDFPLEDVSKMLGHKNIRTTQRYARIKKKRISKKMNLSKHLLFDADGQLKKTELPPFI
- a CDS encoding PepSY-associated TM helix domain-containing protein, with protein sequence MKLKVRITKQAFKLHGWLGLTAGVFLLLYGLSGSALMFRTDLDRYFNPELHQLNPTSSRLSIDHIYRSIAQTHPDLKKIVLHDFPADRYDCYEFMLYKNQQSITENYLYFVFVNPYTGEILNEGSYQDITPSFFRWLYSFHYSLQLGMPGKLFSAIIGLIMLLSLITGTIIYRKHFWDALRFKAGLNFKNKRTTISSLHRIVGVWAVLFNALLFFTGFWMNKEHFKPSAWKLNPPVTAYEVSANLDQVLESARLKVSGFKPIAINIPTARGQDIVVRGKLPSTSFFLHQGKASGLSFDAVNGKFKSISDIDQKSFSDRFEWEVYQFHIGHYGGDFIRWLYVILGLSPGLLSITGAILWWKRTGKKITFYKEIFFALK
- a CDS encoding TonB-dependent siderophore receptor, which translates into the protein MNKLWMVCLLMLFGTVVQAQNYKKNKKDSAAVKVDTSARHLNEVQISSKYYKKYKIDKSSNSLKLKTPLLQLPQNIQEIDKSIILDQQAINVNESITRNVSGAMRNNTADFYGPFIFMRGAAINTLRNGVDLSMIYYGPAPEDAAIIDRMEFIKGPAGFVNSIGDPAGSFNIVTKQPTGVTSNNISFTAGSFDLYRLTADLDGHFDKARKWEYRLNAVGQKARSFQKFAFNDKVLVDPVIKYNINDHSYISGEYIYQKQRFEQYLLTVFSPNGFAALPKDFSIADPNKKPVNSGENNAFLTYHNQFNDKWDFTAKATFAQDNLDGNYFFVSSYNKNTPNLLPRRVTYERFRTNVYSFQGFLNGEFKTGRITHKVLGGFDFNRKNLLAYSGYNDKTANPALYNLDINNPVYGITFDSNERTGPLADIATNKSMVEYYAGYIQDELNLLNDKLRLTLAVRLTGSKSSVAIPSVSSVSDLVLTPRIGLSYSIRPDFSAYALFDQTYTPQSGINATGGVFEPLRGKNLEAGLKKDWMGGKWNTTVSVYHITRDNIIVTDPSTNLQTQIGQTKSKGIEFDLKGEIVKGLNAVINYAYTDSYISKDARPTYIGLPSPYVVKHMQNTWLNYALPFQNIKGFTISGGYQLQAGRGGRYSQETGLNLAPVFRLDGGIGWSNTRFSVNGIVNNILNRFNYGSAWVTPAPAAVGPATGLFAYVPYPPREARITLGYHF
- a CDS encoding DUF4595 domain-containing protein, giving the protein MSYFSKFSLFLFATLFTLSCKKDDKQTEDPKQPVYEVAGVTSNWFKGDRRSNAAESKITYDKEGRIVLGPLGTGVISFEYYSDKITVKYSNPAPNTVTDYFTLDEKGRIKSLVRKALMPWDIAMKDYVIQGFEYNSDGFLSAIVEDGKKVEFTYSNGNLMSFNDKLKGDNGTTNFVYTDAVSQHLPLAVTVPIYHINSLHRTPTPINVPFAMAVLYNGGYYGRVSKNQVSEINTPLTSTSYRFIYTKDDNGHIVKMKETGDTSIDYMEHTFRYVEK
- a CDS encoding MbnP family protein, with amino-acid sequence MNKRLILAISAMTLSLFSCKKQDIQIKDSGVNLIFDNVVGSQDLVLNKIFSIEGKIFLFNSVRYWISNVEFIQENGTTYSVPNSYYLVEETDAITIQEGLFSYPAVKREQIAINAVPKGNYKSIRFHVGVDSVKNNNLSLSGGELSPMSGMTNTSWMWYTSYIFSSVKGTMENGTTKLLKAETGLNSNYKTVELTFPKVLLVSDAKDNVVTLKADIVKLLDGVDAWEYPTIGANLPEKMSIISNNFSNKVFTINSIK
- a CDS encoding c-type cytochrome, with the protein product MLLLQSKVPLPHDIPLPLPIPEPVLVVVLVVSFLVHIVFVNLMLGGSLLTLWCQIKGRKEKEYDELAHEIAKTITVNKSLAVVMGVAPLLTINALYTIYFYTANSLTGLMWIAIIPLVTVAFLLTYLHKYTWRILENNKPLHMSIIALACVIFLIIPLVFLTNINLMLFPEKWGTVKGFMSALVLPNVFPRYLHFIFASLAVTGLFLFWYIGRKNYPFEEKFKVLTRYDLKKKSYSLVLAASAAQFLIGPVVLLTLPSKGMGWNLLLIIFSGALIAIPAMYWIYKAITGKPEDINQNFWKVAVCLTITVVFMGSGRHVYRANSLNPHRKMMAEKTAAFIKASEEARKNPVEEELELDESLGEVAKGAAIFKQNCSACHSKDVKVVGPPIIEMETIYKGNEAGLKDWIKSPGKKRPDFPQMPAFGEKLSEDDLTELSKYILTIK